DNA sequence from the Halococcus salsus genome:
GCGGACGGGGACGACGTTCTACGTCGCGACGCGGCTCCTCCCCGAGCGCGTTCGCCACGCCACCTACGTCCTCTACGCCTTCTTCCGGGTCGCCGACGAGGTGGTCGACGACCCCGACGGCCCGCCGCCCGACGAACAGCGCGACCGGCTCGAAGCCATCCGCCGTGCCGCGCTCGACGGGGAGACCGACGACAGCGTGCTCGCGGCCTTCAGCGAGCTTCGCGACCGGTACGGCATCCCAGAGGCCGCCGTCGACGAGTTCGTCGACGCGATGGCGACCGACATCACGAAACGCCGCTACGCCGACCACGACGAGCTCGACACCTACATGGGTGGCTCCGCGGCCGCGGTCGGCGAGATGATGACCGCGGTGATGGACCCGGACGACGCCGACACCGCCCGCCCCCACGCCCGCACGCTCGGCGAGGCCTTCCAGCTCACCAACTTCCTGCGCGACGTTCGCGAGGACGTGATCGAGCGCGACCGGATCTACCTTCCGCAGACCGTCCTCGACAAACACGGCGTCACCGAGACCCAGATCGAGCGCTTCGAGATGGACGACGACTTCGCGACGCTGATGGCGAGCGAGCTCCGGCGCACGGAGGAACGCTACCGCGAGGGCGTCGCGGGCATCAAGTACCTCCCGCAGGACTGCCAGTTCCCGGTCCTGCTCGCCGCCGTCCTCTACGCCGACCACCACCGGCTGATCCGCGAGCGCGATTACGACGTGCTCTCGGCGACACCCGAACTGAGCACGGCGCGGAAGCTCTCCTTGCTCGCCCGCACCCGGTGGCACTGGCTCTGGAACAAGGACCCCGACGCCGTCTTCGCGAAGGTCAGCACGGTCGCACACGTCCCGACGCGCCACCACGGACCCGAGGGTGCGGCCCCGATGCGCTGACGACGAGGCTTCGTTTTTCTACCTCCCGGTCCTCGAACGGACCGGAACGTCGAACCGGTCGGTGACCACGAGACCCGCCCCGAGGGCGAGGGCGACCAACAGGGGGACCCAGTTGGCGAAGACGGCGTTGACCGTCCCCCAGAGCACCACGAAGCTCACGAGGTCGTCGAGCATGAACCCACAGTCTTCGAGCCGGCGGGTGAGGCGGGTGCGGTCGAACGAGAGGTCGAGCACGACGACCGAGACCGTCGCCGAGAGCACCCAGCCGAGGTAGTTCGAGACCGGGACGCCGTAGAAGGCCCCGCCGGAGTAGCTCCAGAAGCCGACCGCGACCGCGCCGGGGTCGAGCACCACGTCGACGAGCAGCACCGTGACGATGACCGCGACGAGCCGGACGGCCCGGTTCCGCGCCCGCTCGCCGAGCAGGAGCAGACAGAGGAGGTAGCTGTTGAGCACCAGCGGGAGGAAGAAGACCGGGAGGCCGAGCGGTACCTCCCCGAACAGCATCGGGCCGAGCTCGATCAGGTACTCGAACTCGCCGTAGGGCCAGCCGGTCGTCACGCCGATGAGCTCGATACCGAAGGCGTAGGCCACGAGCACACCGATCCCGACGGCGGCTCGGCGGTCGACCAGCGGCGCGACCCCCGCCACCAGTGGCAAGCGCATCACGACCGTTCCGAGGAGGATGAGGCCGGGGTTGAACTGGAGCGGCGGGCCGACGAGGTCCGCGGCGCTCGCGAGCAGGAGGACCGCGCCGACGGCCGGGAACACCACCGCGATGGTGAACCGGTTCTCGGCCACGAGTCGGTCGAGCCGAGCCTCGATGCGCTCCCGGGTCGTGACCGTCCCGAGGGACGGCTCAGCCACCGACCACCAACACCCAGACGCCGCCGAGGGTCAGTACCATTCCCACTACCGTGTTCACGATCGGATACCACCAGTAGGCGCGTTCGACGTCGACCGCCGAGCGCGCGATGGCGGCCACCAACACGGGATACGCGAGCAGGAGCGCCCCGAGCAGGACGTGGACGACCCCGAACGCGAGCGCCGCCGCGAGCCAGCACGCCCCACAGTAGGCGTAGGTCCGGCGCTCGCCGAGCGCGGTGGCCGTCGTCCGGATCCCCGCTCGTCTGTCCGGTTCGATGTCGGGGATCGCGGAGAAGGTGTGCATCCCCATCGCCCAGAGCCAGCCCCCGAGGATGGCGGCGAGCGGCGGGAGTTCACCCGCGAGTGCGGCGTAGGCCACGACACCGGGCAGGATGTAGAGCCCGTTCGAGACCGAATCGAGCAGCGGCGTCGTCTTGAACCGGAAGGGCGGGGCGCTGTACTCGACCGCGAGGAACGCGAAGCCCGCGAGCGCGACGAGCGCGGGGAAGGGGAGGATGGGCACGAACCCGAGCATCAACAGACCGCTCACCGCGACGGCGGCGAGCACGGTCCGGCTTCCCGTATAGCGCACCTCGCGCCCCTCCTTCTTCGGGTTCTCGGCGTCGATGTCGGCGTCGAAGACGTCGTTGACGCCGTAGAGGAAGACGTTCGCGGGGACCAGGAAGTAGGCGAACAGCGCGAGGGCAGTCGGCGAGAGGAGGTCGGCGGGCGCGGACGCGGCGTAGACCGCGCCGACGGCCACCGGCCCGGCCAGGTAGAGCCAGAAGCGCGGGCGCGAGAGTCGGAGGAGATACCCCACGAACGAGTCGGGTGGCACGGTTCGCCCGAGGCGACTCACCCCCCGGCGGACGCGCTCCGCGACGCTCATCGGGCGTGGTCGTCGATCACGGCCTCGGCGGCGTGCTCGCCGCTCACGAGACACATCGGCACGCCGATCCCCGGCGTCGTGTACCCGCCCGCGAAGTAGAGTCCGGGCACCGCCTCCGACTTGTGGGGCGGGCGGAACAGCGCGGTCTGACGGAGAGTGTGGGCGAGCCCCAGCGCCGTCCCCCGGAGGCTGTTGTAGCGCTCGGCGAAGTCGTCGACCGAGAAGGTCTCCTCGACGACGATCCGGTCAGCGAGCTCGACGCCGGTGTTCTCCGCGATGTCGTCGAGAACCTTCTCGCGGTACTCCTCGCGGATCTCGGGGGTGTCGTCGAGGCCGGGCGCGATCGGGACGAGCGCGAAGAGGTTCGAGTGGCCCTCGGGGGCTACCGTGTCGTCGGTCTGCGATGGGACACAGAGGTAATATGCGGGATCCTCGGGCCACGCCGGTCGCTCGAAGATCTCCTCGAAGTGGCCGTCCCAGTCGGTGGGCAGTACGAGAGTGTGGTGGGCGAGCGGGTCGACGTCGCCCTCGACGCCGAGGTAGAGCAGGAAGGCCGAGGGCGCGAGGGTTCGCTTCTCCCAGTACTCCGCCGAGTACTGGCGCTCGTGCTCGGGGAGGAGGTCCTGTTCGGTGTGGGCGTAGTCGGCGTCCGAGACCACGAGGTCGGTCGCGTGGTCGCCAGCGGCGGTGTCGAGGACGAACCCGTCGCGCTTGCTGGTGATCTCCGCGACCTCCGCACCCGTCTCGAAGGTCACTCCGAGTTCGCGCGCGAGGTCGGTGATGCCGTCCACAACCCCCCCATATCCGCCCTCGGGGTAGTAGACGCCGAGGTTGAAGTCCACGTGGCTCATCATAGTGTAGAGCGCGGGCGTGTTCTTCGGGGACCCACCCAGAAAGACGAGGGTGTACTGGGTGATCTGCTGGAGCTTCGGGTCGTCGAAGTACCGCGAGACGTGGGACTCCATCGAGCGCAGCAGACTCAACCCGATGGGGGCCGAGCGCATCACGTCAGGATCGACCCAGTCGCGCGCCCGAGGGCGGTCGGTGTAGACGAATCGCTCCAGGGCGGTTTCGTAGGTTCGTTCGCTCCGTTCGAGGTAGTCGTCGAAGGCCGCCGCGCCACCCTCCTCGTACGATTCGAAGACCGCCCGGACTTGGTCGCGGTCGGGCGTGAGGTCGACCCGGTCGCCGTCCTTGAAGAAGATACGGTAGTGGGGGTCGAGGCGGGTGAGGCCGTAGTAGTCCGTCGGCTGTTTGCCGAACGCACCGAAGAAGCGCTCGAAGACATCGGGCATCAGGTACCACGAGGGGCCCATGTCGAACCGGAAGCCGTCCCGTTCGAGTTGCGAGGCACGTCCTCCGACCTGGTCGTTCTTTTCGAGCACGGTGACCGCGGCCCCCGCATCGGCGAGGTAGCACGCCGCCGACAGCCCGCCGAACCCACCGCCGACGACTGCGACGTCCCGTCCCGCGAGCGACCGACCCCGCCGCTGCCCCGAAGGCGATTCCATGGACCGAATCGGGTCGCCGTTGGTAAAAACGAACTGACCGGGGACGGCCTACCGAGTGGGAGCCCGCCGTCGACCTCCCGGTTACGCCGCGGTTTCCGCGGCGGCCGTCGCGGTTGCGGTCGCCGTCTCAGTGGCCGTCGCGGTTGCGGTCGCCGTGGCCGTTTCGGTTACGGTCGCCGTAGCGGTCTCGGTGGCCGTCGCGGTTGCGGTCGGCGTCTCGGTGGTGTCCGACACCGCTTCCGCCGAGGCGGCCGCGACGGCGGTCGCCGTCGGTGTCGGTGTCGGTGTCGAGGAGTCGACCGCGACACTCGCTTGCGCGGCTTGCTCCGCCGTTTCGGTCTCGGTGGCCGTTTCGGTCTCAGTAGCCGTTTCGGTTTCCGTTGGCGTCGCGGTCTCGGTTGGGGTGTCGGTCGCCGTGTCCGTGGCCGTCTCGGTCGTCGTCGCGGTGTCGGTATCGGTTGCCGTCGCAGTTTCGGTGTCTGTCTCGGTGGCTGTCGGGGTTGCCGTTTCAGTATCGTCGTCGGTCTCGGTGTCGTCGTCAGCGTCGGCATCGCTATCAGTTTCGGTATCGTCGTCAACCTCGGTATCGGCCTCAGTCTCGTCGTCAGCGTCGGTATTGTCGTCGGCTTCGGTATCGGCATCACCTCCAGTATCGCCCTCCGTATCGGGACCGGCGTCGGCTCCAGTGCCGGAGTCGGTCCCACTATCGGAATCGTCCTCAGTACCTGACTCCGCCCCGGTACTGTCGTCCGCTCCGGTGTCGGAATCGGCCCCAGTGTCGGAACTGGCGTCGGCTCCGGTGCCGGTGTTGTCACCAGCTTCGGTGTCGGCGTCCGCTTCGGTGTTCGCGTCCGCTTCGGTGTTCGCGTCCGCTTCGGTGTTCGCGTCCGCTCCGGTATCGGAGCCGGCGGCTGCTGGGCTATCGGTGGTCGGCTCCGTGGCGTTCGTGGCCTCCGTCGTGGTCGGTGTCGTCGTAGCTGCTGCAGTCGAGTTCCCCGTCGCTGACGTCGTCGCGACCGCCGTCACGGTCTCGTTCGTCGCCACGCCGCGCGTCGTCGGGATATCGCTCGCCGTCGAGGTACCGTTCCCGGCCGCGACACCGACGCCGTTCGACTGGTCGGCACCCGCGCTCGCGGAGTCCTCCCCGAGGTAGTCCGTGAGGAGGAAGCCGACGCTGAACAGGAGGACGAGCACCACGGCGACGCCGACGGCTGGAGCCAGCCACTTCTCGACGGCGGACAACCGCCCGTCGTCGGGAAGAACTGAGTTCGAGTCCGGCTCCGGTTCGATCACGATTGAGGTCCGTACGGTCCGTTGCCTTATCTGTCTTGTCCGGGGGTCGATAGCGAGGCCGGCTAAAATCAACCGTCGGGCGAACGAACGCCCCGACCGACACCTACCGACGGCGACCCGAAGGGATTTGTGGTCCTCGGGGGTACGTGAGCCATGCCCACGGACATCGAGCGGTATCTCAACGTCCGCAGCGCCTACGGCGGGTCGTTCTCGCCCGCGGGCGAACTCGCCTTCCTCCTCGACGCCACCGGCACCCCGCAGGTCTGGTCGCTCCGCAAACCGGGTGCGTGGCCCGAACAGCGTACCTTCTTCGACGAGCGCGTCACGTTCGTCTCACACTCCCCCGAACGCGAGGAACTGGTCTTCGGGATGGACGACGGGGGCAACGAGCGCGCCCAGCTCTTCCTCCTCAACGGCGGCACCGTAACGCCGCTCACCGACACCCCCGC
Encoded proteins:
- a CDS encoding phytoene/squalene synthase family protein; this translates as MVDGTQLAESKAIHRRTGTTFYVATRLLPERVRHATYVLYAFFRVADEVVDDPDGPPPDEQRDRLEAIRRAALDGETDDSVLAAFSELRDRYGIPEAAVDEFVDAMATDITKRRYADHDELDTYMGGSAAAVGEMMTAVMDPDDADTARPHARTLGEAFQLTNFLRDVREDVIERDRIYLPQTVLDKHGVTETQIERFEMDDDFATLMASELRRTEERYREGVAGIKYLPQDCQFPVLLAAVLYADHHRLIRERDYDVLSATPELSTARKLSLLARTRWHWLWNKDPDAVFAKVSTVAHVPTRHHGPEGAAPMR
- a CDS encoding prenyltransferase, coding for MSVAERVRRGVSRLGRTVPPDSFVGYLLRLSRPRFWLYLAGPVAVGAVYAASAPADLLSPTALALFAYFLVPANVFLYGVNDVFDADIDAENPKKEGREVRYTGSRTVLAAVAVSGLLMLGFVPILPFPALVALAGFAFLAVEYSAPPFRFKTTPLLDSVSNGLYILPGVVAYAALAGELPPLAAILGGWLWAMGMHTFSAIPDIEPDRRAGIRTTATALGERRTYAYCGACWLAAALAFGVVHVLLGALLLAYPVLVAAIARSAVDVERAYWWYPIVNTVVGMVLTLGGVWVLVVGG
- a CDS encoding phytoene desaturase family protein; the protein is MESPSGQRRGRSLAGRDVAVVGGGFGGLSAACYLADAGAAVTVLEKNDQVGGRASQLERDGFRFDMGPSWYLMPDVFERFFGAFGKQPTDYYGLTRLDPHYRIFFKDGDRVDLTPDRDQVRAVFESYEEGGAAAFDDYLERSERTYETALERFVYTDRPRARDWVDPDVMRSAPIGLSLLRSMESHVSRYFDDPKLQQITQYTLVFLGGSPKNTPALYTMMSHVDFNLGVYYPEGGYGGVVDGITDLARELGVTFETGAEVAEITSKRDGFVLDTAAGDHATDLVVSDADYAHTEQDLLPEHERQYSAEYWEKRTLAPSAFLLYLGVEGDVDPLAHHTLVLPTDWDGHFEEIFERPAWPEDPAYYLCVPSQTDDTVAPEGHSNLFALVPIAPGLDDTPEIREEYREKVLDDIAENTGVELADRIVVEETFSVDDFAERYNSLRGTALGLAHTLRQTALFRPPHKSEAVPGLYFAGGYTTPGIGVPMCLVSGEHAAEAVIDDHAR
- the cruF gene encoding bisanhydrobacterioruberin hydratase produces the protein MAEPSLGTVTTRERIEARLDRLVAENRFTIAVVFPAVGAVLLLASAADLVGPPLQFNPGLILLGTVVMRLPLVAGVAPLVDRRAAVGIGVLVAYAFGIELIGVTTGWPYGEFEYLIELGPMLFGEVPLGLPVFFLPLVLNSYLLCLLLLGERARNRAVRLVAVIVTVLLVDVVLDPGAVAVGFWSYSGGAFYGVPVSNYLGWVLSATVSVVVLDLSFDRTRLTRRLEDCGFMLDDLVSFVVLWGTVNAVFANWVPLLVALALGAGLVVTDRFDVPVRSRTGR
- a CDS encoding AAA family ATPase — translated: MIEPEPDSNSVLPDDGRLSAVEKWLAPAVGVAVVLVLLFSVGFLLTDYLGEDSASAGADQSNGVGVAAGNGTSTASDIPTTRGVATNETVTAVATTSATGNSTAAATTTPTTTEATNATEPTTDSPAAAGSDTGADANTEADANTEADANTEADADTEAGDNTGTGADASSDTGADSDTGADDSTGAESGTEDDSDSGTDSGTGADAGPDTEGDTGGDADTEADDNTDADDETEADTEVDDDTETDSDADADDDTETDDDTETATPTATETDTETATATDTDTATTTETATDTATDTPTETATPTETETATETETATETETAEQAAQASVAVDSSTPTPTPTATAVAAASAEAVSDTTETPTATATATETATATVTETATATATATATETATATATAAAETAA